One region of Natrinema salaciae genomic DNA includes:
- the hpt gene encoding hypoxanthine/guanine phosphoribosyltransferase: MDQLKQSLLEAPIIEKNGYHYFVHPISDGVPKLDPTLLREIVIRIIRKAKLQEVDRIVTPAAMGIHISTAVSLMTDIPLTVIRKRQYGLDDEVAISQKTGYSENEMYINDVREGERVLVLDDVLSTGGTLASVLTALDEIGAVVVDTVAVIKKVGGENKVDDAGYDVKTLINVDVVDGEVVIVDEDGDN, from the coding sequence ATGGATCAGTTGAAGCAGTCGCTCCTCGAGGCCCCGATCATCGAGAAGAACGGCTATCATTACTTCGTTCACCCTATTAGCGACGGGGTTCCGAAACTCGATCCCACCCTCTTGCGCGAGATCGTCATCCGAATCATCCGGAAGGCCAAGCTACAGGAGGTCGACCGAATCGTCACGCCCGCGGCGATGGGTATCCACATCTCCACCGCCGTCTCGCTGATGACCGACATCCCGCTGACGGTCATCCGCAAGCGCCAGTACGGCCTCGACGACGAGGTTGCCATCTCCCAGAAGACGGGGTACTCGGAAAACGAGATGTACATCAACGACGTCCGCGAGGGCGAGCGCGTGCTCGTGCTCGACGACGTCCTCTCGACGGGCGGGACGCTCGCGTCGGTCCTCACGGCGCTCGACGAGATCGGCGCAGTGGTCGTCGACACGGTCGCGGTCATCAAGAAGGTCGGCGGCGAAAACAAGGTCGACGACGCGGGCTACGACGTCAAGACGCTGATCAACGTCGACGTCGTCGACGGCGAGGTCGTCATCGTCGACGAAGACGGCGACAACTGA
- a CDS encoding ABC transporter substrate-binding protein produces MLALLGGSASVGLAGCSALLSDDDDEGEETNYETTEHAEKAQDAWERIVNNPGPDAEETRTEAYIDIEEAVRDDMVMLPTHHSKGEFFWYDNVDLPRMGSLGRHHLKHNRTEVEGDSELNLISATFDELDPIMSTDTASAEVIAQLYDTLTNYPAGVAEVENQLIESFETSDDGLTWTFTLKDGIQFHDGSDLTAADVKYSFRRLAESEFSERANFVTGSTGGLGIDHETTDDGGVVPDSLAINIVDDRTFEITLQEPNPAVLDVLTYNGFSIVPEGIVGDIEGYDGRYSHDEFRTEMANGTGPFEYDEFNPGEGIRLVRNDNFYGTVASVESVHWEIIEDPESKFTYAMEKNADFFEVPTSYYDPDLIDAETDDNDREFGTYGEFENGETTNYIAVPELGTYYFAFNVKNVPAPVRKAVAYVTNHEEFVNDVLQNRGVEAFSFTPPAMWPTGQDGYQDWKDEWPYGVNETDRDSAGDVLEENGFTEDDPFEMQVTVYETSPAFQEMADLIRQKLSGLGVEASPQSTQFSTLQERGEDGDLEMFSLGWIWSWPDVAYGHFGFEPKNTDTSKMPNEANGYYLDWQANLEDES; encoded by the coding sequence ATGCTTGCTCTCCTTGGTGGCAGCGCATCGGTCGGACTCGCTGGCTGTTCCGCGCTTCTCAGCGACGACGACGACGAGGGCGAGGAAACCAACTACGAGACGACCGAACACGCCGAGAAGGCACAGGATGCCTGGGAGCGCATCGTCAACAACCCGGGTCCCGACGCGGAAGAGACCCGTACCGAGGCCTACATCGATATCGAGGAGGCCGTCCGGGACGACATGGTCATGCTCCCCACCCACCACAGCAAGGGCGAGTTCTTCTGGTACGACAACGTCGACCTCCCCCGGATGGGTTCCCTCGGCCGCCACCACCTGAAACACAACCGGACGGAAGTCGAAGGCGATTCGGAACTGAACCTGATCAGCGCCACCTTCGACGAGCTGGACCCGATCATGTCGACGGACACCGCGTCCGCCGAGGTCATCGCACAGCTCTACGACACGCTGACCAACTATCCGGCCGGCGTCGCCGAGGTCGAGAATCAGCTGATCGAGTCCTTCGAGACGTCCGACGACGGACTGACGTGGACGTTCACGCTCAAAGACGGCATCCAGTTCCACGACGGATCGGACCTAACCGCCGCCGACGTCAAGTACTCCTTCCGCCGACTCGCCGAATCCGAGTTCAGCGAACGGGCGAACTTCGTCACCGGCTCGACGGGCGGCCTCGGTATCGACCACGAGACGACCGACGACGGCGGCGTCGTCCCCGACTCGCTGGCGATCAACATCGTCGACGACCGCACGTTCGAGATCACCCTTCAAGAACCGAACCCGGCCGTACTGGACGTCCTCACGTACAACGGCTTCTCCATCGTTCCGGAGGGAATCGTCGGCGACATCGAGGGCTACGACGGTCGGTACAGCCACGACGAGTTCCGAACCGAGATGGCCAACGGGACCGGTCCGTTCGAGTACGACGAGTTCAACCCCGGTGAAGGTATACGGCTCGTCCGCAACGACAATTTCTACGGGACCGTCGCGAGCGTCGAATCCGTCCACTGGGAGATCATCGAGGACCCCGAGTCGAAGTTCACCTACGCGATGGAGAAGAACGCCGACTTCTTCGAAGTTCCGACCTCGTACTACGACCCCGACCTCATCGACGCCGAGACCGACGACAACGACCGGGAGTTCGGTACGTACGGGGAGTTCGAGAACGGCGAGACCACGAACTACATCGCGGTCCCCGAACTCGGGACGTACTATTTCGCGTTCAACGTCAAGAACGTTCCCGCACCCGTCCGAAAGGCGGTCGCGTACGTCACGAACCACGAGGAGTTCGTCAACGACGTCCTCCAGAACCGCGGCGTCGAGGCGTTCAGCTTCACGCCGCCGGCGATGTGGCCGACCGGACAGGACGGGTATCAGGACTGGAAAGACGAGTGGCCCTACGGCGTCAACGAGACCGACCGCGACAGTGCGGGAGATGTTCTCGAGGAGAACGGCTTCACCGAGGACGACCCGTTCGAGATGCAGGTGACCGTCTACGAGACGAGTCCGGCGTTCCAGGAAATGGCCGACCTGATCCGACAGAAGCTGTCCGGTCTCGGCGTCGAGGCTAGCCCTCAGTCGACGCAGTTCTCGACGCTCCAGGAGCGCGGCGAGGACGGCGACCTCGAGATGTTCTCGCTCGGCTGGATCTGGAGCTGGCCGGACGTTGCGTACGGCCACTTCGGCTTCGAGCCGAAGAACACCGACACTTCGAAGATGCCGAACGAAGCGAACGGCTACTACCTCGACTGGCAGGCGAACCTGGAAGACGAGTCCTAA
- a CDS encoding DUF7344 domain-containing protein — MITVVQRQRTADRTARDETDATAATADDDSNDSNDGDDGNDGDDDTEEQLTKGEIFEVLRNQRRRYVLQYLKQDDRPVELGDLAQQLAAWEYDTTLEGVTPAQRKRVYTTLQQTHLPKMDTTGILRFDSDRGVIEPTDRTRDISVYLEIVPGREFAWRELYLSLGAISCALVAALWLEIYPLTFLSNLTWTAAIAVTFTVTAAVHIYHERNMRLGHGDQPPELSYSADE; from the coding sequence GTGATCACTGTGGTGCAACGACAGCGTACCGCGGATCGGACCGCGAGGGACGAGACCGACGCGACCGCGGCGACTGCCGACGACGACAGCAACGACAGCAACGACGGCGACGACGGCAACGACGGCGACGACGATACCGAGGAACAGCTCACCAAGGGCGAGATATTCGAGGTGCTGCGGAATCAACGACGGCGCTACGTCCTCCAGTATCTCAAACAGGACGACCGGCCCGTCGAACTCGGCGACCTCGCCCAGCAATTGGCCGCCTGGGAGTACGACACGACCCTCGAGGGCGTCACCCCCGCACAGCGAAAGCGGGTCTATACGACGCTCCAGCAGACGCACCTGCCGAAGATGGACACGACCGGCATCCTCCGGTTCGACTCCGATCGAGGCGTCATCGAGCCGACCGACCGGACGCGGGACATCAGCGTCTACCTCGAGATCGTCCCCGGCCGGGAGTTCGCGTGGCGGGAACTCTACCTCTCGCTGGGCGCGATCAGTTGCGCACTGGTCGCCGCGCTGTGGCTCGAGATCTATCCGTTGACGTTCCTGTCGAACCTGACGTGGACTGCAGCCATCGCCGTCACGTTCACGGTAACTGCGGCCGTCCACATCTATCACGAGCGAAACATGCGCCTCGGCCACGGGGACCAACCGCCCGAACTCAGCTACAGCGCCGACGAGTAA